Within Lolium rigidum isolate FL_2022 chromosome 5, APGP_CSIRO_Lrig_0.1, whole genome shotgun sequence, the genomic segment tagtgtagatagctgggaaccccggtccatctttcatcatcaaatactcactcggtcctatatgccattagaagtagtatcaactattatctggtgccattgcctctgtgttactgctactgctgttgtgttattgttactattgctctcatattactgctgctttcacatcacccctgttactagtgcttttccaggtgcagctgaattgacaactcagttgttaaggcttataagtattctttgtctccccttgtgtcgaatcaataaatttgggttttacttccctcgaagactgttgcgatcctctatacttgtgggttatcaatatgaatgtacaatttcaaacaagtttgaaattagaaccaagaagaattcaagaggaatatacaatatatattcaatctcggatgaccatatacaatttcgaacaagtttccatacataatttacggcatcggaagttctacgtcctcgtaatagtgttctcctttaggatggaggacttccctcatcaaaaatcctgctagttcctcttgaattggtcggaagcgagtttctggactaagcgtcttccggaagttattcctcttgacgttgttcTCCGAGggcttccgctcagaggtgtatctccggatgaactcacaaacatagtatccacatagattggtccccggtggctgaatatccccagaaagtaaccttctaaattctagctcttttttgaattcaccgaccgtttcatctgagaaccgtctccaaaccctacagggcaaagaaaattaaatgaacaagggagttattagttacttgatattaggaaatgaacgaaagaggccgatcgatatagagcgcaaatgattgaaaataattacttttgcagcatatttttcatgttgacccaaagctttggatccatattcagagagtccatgatgagaattctagaggtgtgaaattcaattattagcagaatccagtggaacctgcggacacgatacatgcacagtcatgcataactcgtcgattagacataccatgcatggagtaaacaaaagagaatatgctcaagacataaacactcacccaaaatggtaaggaaatagaatttgacttttgagcagctgctttgtaagaaaatcaaacaggtcttgctccacgtcgtaggggtgtttttctaacacatcccacggtatgattgctgcacccccatggggctctcacaggcgtttggatttCCGGCCGTTCGATCGaggtgacgtggcgcgatctcggccggccgttcgtccagggcgctgaggccctcccacgaacccactttttatccatgggtcactaAAAGCCCGCCCGACCAGACCTCTCGCGTGCTGAGACAAAACTGGAGACCCAAACCAAACCCTACCCATTCGCTCCGCATCCTCCAATCCCCTCACGTGAtgtcctccccaatcccctcgtctctctctcctctctcccaccctgctccgccgccatccaccctcctccaccaccgttcGGCTCTCCGTGCGCGTCTCTCCTGGTCACGGTGCGAGAGATCGATTAGGCAGTAGCCCGTTCTCGActcggccaccaccgccgctcccaaccgccgccgccggccgacgaGGAGAGGCCAGGATGTTCTTCCACATCGTCCTGGAGCGGAACATGCAGCTGCACCCGCGCCACTTCGGCCCGCACCTCCGCGACAAGCTGGTCGCCAAGCTCATGAAGGACGTCGAGGGCACCTGCAGGTAGGGTTTCCGTCAAccccctcctccgcccgcccgcccCCTCCTCCAGCTCGCCGAGCCCTAGAGCCAGGGGCGCTGAATCCGGTTGGCTGTACTGCAGCGGGCGGCACGGGTTCGTGGTGGCGATCacgggggtggaggaggtcgggaaGGGGCTCATCCGGGAGGGCACGGGCTTCGTCACCTTCCCCGTCAAGTACCAGTGCGTCGTCTTCCGGCCCTTCAAGGGCGAGATCCTCGAGGCTGTCGTCACCATGGTCAACAAGGTGGGCTTTTACTCGACTGCTGTATTGTGGCCTTCTTATCCGCATGCGTGATGTGCTCTGCAGTGCCCGGTTTACTGAACTTCGATTGCTTGGTTCTGCAGATGGGGTTCTTCGCAGAGGCTGGGCCTGTTCAGATCTTCGTGTAAAATCATGTGAGTGGCTTCTGTGCTTTTAATTGGAGCTGCTTTGTCAAATTGGTGGAGCAAATCGATAAACTTCAGAATTCTCTATGTGGTCAATTATTCAGtacaagctcttacaagttcttgttTACCTTTCACATTCTGGCTCACTGGGTGTGTTTTCTGCTTTTGTATGCAGCTGATTCCTGATGATATGGAGTTCCAAAAGGTTCAATTTCCTCCCCCTCTCAGTACAATTGCAATTCTGTTTGTCAAGCTCAACTGCGTTTCTTACTATCCTTTTTCTGGACAAGTTTGTTCTCTTCCTCTAAATCATGGATGCTTTGGTTAGGATGTGCATTTATTTACtaatctcctctttttttttgctttgtagttCAGTGTACTGGTTTTCTCTTCAGTTTTGTCGGTCCTGTTGGTTGCAGGTAATAGATCGATCCTCTTTCTCTTCGCCTCTGCGCGGCGGCTGGCCTAGCTCCTTTTATTTCATTTCTCACAAATCTGAGACGCCAATAGATATTTTGAACTATATCTCAGTGTTTAGTGCTTTTCTATGGTTGCAGTAGGGAATAAGAATGTGTCCATTGCTTTAGTAAATTAGATTCCTAGAATGATCATGTCAACTGTTGCAATATGCTTCATTACTTCCTAGACATACAACAATTAGTACTGGTATGTTGTGTTTCAATTAGACTATATATGTCCATTATGTGTTTCCTTCAAGCCATCTGAATATTTAATTCACTACATGATGCCAATTTCCATTAGACTGTATGGACTGGCTTGGTATGATGTACTGTGGGGGTGCCTGTTATACTTACTCTTCTGTTTCTGGCTTATGTGCTGGCCTGTGTTGCTGAATGAGATGGTTACAATGAAATATACGCCTGTTCTGTTTAGGGATTCTTTTTTGGTATACCTCTACATGCATTTGGGATATAGAATAACcttcattttgtttttgtttcaggTTGTTTGCTGCAAACCGTTGATGCGCCCATTTGTCTGACAGGTAGTACTCTATCCTCTCCTTATACCACCGCATGTTTACCTTTAATTTATACAGTTTTTGTTCATTCATGTATTTGGATACTTTGTTTCTAATAAGAATGCACCCTTGGGTTTATTTCCTTGTTTTGTGTGTGTTCCCTTCATGTCGTTTGTTTGTCTGATGCCACAGGATGCTCGCCGTCTACTATTCCTCTATTCATTTGCTGGAGCTGATTGCATCCCACTGTCAACTGCCATACCATTCCTACCTGCGTGAGGTGGACAGTGATGGTTCTGTCCTTGGAGGCGTGGAGCCTGAGATCCTGTTTGCGGTGCATCCTTTTACTCTCGGTGCATTTTTTTACTCTCTCACTGGTGCAGCAGTTTCAGTTAGCCTACATTTATTTGCCTAAATCTGCAATTGTAATCTGTATAGGTACAAAGTGAGCAGGCCAGCATCGCTCACCATGGATGACCCATGAACCAACGGCCAGCAATCCGCAGGACCTGCATCATCGAAAAACAAACCACAGCGATGCGCTGCAAAGGTTACAGACTACATCTTCCACTCATGATCACGTAATAAATGTGTAGAGAATTTATATTAATCTCGAACTCCATCTAGGTTATACTGTGTGGGTACTATTTGTGGTGCTAATAAAAATGAAGTTAACATGTGTTATTCTTTACATTGGCTTCCTATTTGAGCACCATTGATAACCATTGTACAAAGAGTTGTCCTCTGCTGCTATTATTATTATTCCTTTATTTAGTGTTTCCTTCCATCATTCAGCGTACATTAGAACACTGGCAATCACTTTCATGTGTACATCTACCTCTTTAGCTCAGGACAGTAGTATCTCTTCTAAATCTGAAAGATGTTTTCCTACTTAGCACTGTTTCAGGAATTTAGGATTCTTGGTGTCTGCAATGATACATGTCCTCTCATCAAATTCCGAATTTTTACTACTTTAGAGTGGTTTTAAAAAATGGAGTAAGTTTACAGATTTATGCACATAGATGGCACTCAGTTTAGTAAAACATGATTAGCAATATCAAAATGGGAAAATAAAAGTCTGAAATCTAATAAGAAGAATGGTCATTACTTGACTCATCATGATATTATACACGTGTTATGTTCAGTTAATAGGCCACTTTCAGGATCATAATTTGGTGCTTTGGATAGTTCCAATTTCCTGCTTTTTATACGATCCATTACTTATTTTGTTACATAGCCTAGCGTATTTGTTTCAACTCTTCCCTAAGTCGTTCAGACTCTGAAATGATTTTGTTACCGTGGACCATCTACAAGCTGAGCATGCCATTTAGGTACGAATTGTCAAAATAATAGGTGTATTAATTTCCTACGTGGATGTCTGAACATAGCTTCAATCAAAACATATTTAGCTATTGCTAAAATAACAACTACAGCTCAGTAACAAATTTACTTTGATCGACATGGTATTCACATGCTCCCTGATATGGCTACTCTTGTTTGTTTTTGGCAATACCGGTGTCCTCTTTCATAAATCGAGGGTGCTGACGAAGATTACTGCCCAGCTCCATGAGTGTCGTTAAGATCCCTTGCAATATAATGTTTAACATTATACTGGTGGACCTAGGGCTTCCAAAGGCAAGATACAGCTCACATACATGGGGATGGCAAAGTTTCTTCCATTGTTACGTTCTATAGTCCCTCACATATGCCTGGGAAGTTGCTTCAGTTATTAAAAATGGGTGACGCTCAAGCTGCTGATTCTAAGATGGCAAGTACTATGTACATCGATTGATCCAGGAAAA encodes:
- the LOC124658339 gene encoding DNA-directed RNA polymerase II subunit RPB7-like, giving the protein MFFHIVLERNMQLHPRHFGPHLRDKLVAKLMKDVEGTCSGRHGFVVAITGVEEVGKGLIREGTGFVTFPVKYQCVVFRPFKGEILEAVVTMVNKMGFFAEAGPVQIFV